The following DNA comes from Microbacterium terregens.
AGCAGGTAGAGCCCGAGGGCGACCTCCGAGTCGTACGTCAGCCGCTGCACGGCATGTCCGAGGACGACCAGGACGATGCAGGCGAAGCGGGCGTTGTCCCAGAACGGAACGCGGCGCCGGGGCCGCGGCACGGCTCCGCTCCCCGTCGGGGGACCGGCCACGGAGGATGCTGCGGCCGCACCCGGAGGCGGTGTCGCGTTCGCTGATTCGGTCATCACTGCGCTCGCCACCCTATCCTGGGGGAGCGCGCCGCCGTGGGGACGAGCGGCAACGCGAACCCGAGGGAGACCCGCATGCCCGATGCCCCCCTGCCCGGTGAGACGGCGGCGTCGCCTCGGCCCCTGCGCAGGTCCGCCTCATCAGCGCCGGGGCGCGATAGTCTCGGCGTCGCGATGACCACGATCGACGAGGCGCGGGCGAAGGATCGGGCGATCCCCGATGTCGATTGGCGCGTCTTTCCGGAGGGAACCGTGCGCGACCTGTTCGCGACCCCGAGCGGTCCGATCGCGCGGGTCCGCCTGGGCGACCCCGAGGCGCCGCGGGTCGTGCTCGTCTCGGGCGTGGCCGGCTCCAAGGAGGATTTCGTCCTGCTCTTCCCGCTGTTCTTCGCGGCGGGGTATCGCGTCGAGTCGTACGATCTCGCCGGTCACTACGGGTCGGTCGGCGCCGGGCCCGAGAACCTCGATCCGCCGCGCGATCACTACGACTACCGGCTGTTCCTGGACGACCTGATCGCGATCCTCGAGGACGGGGCGACGCCGGCGCATGTCCTCGGCTACAGCTTCGCGGGCCTGGTCGCAGAGCTCGCGCTCATCGAGCGTCCCGATCTGTTCGCGAGCCTGACGCTGATGTCGGCACCACCCGCGACCGGCCAGGTCTTTCGCGGGGTCAAGCACATCGGACCGATATCGGACATGCCCCCGCACCGCGCCGCCGGGCTGATCCTGTGGGGCATCCGCTACAACCTCAACCGCACCCCGCCGCAGCGGATCGCGTTCGTCAGGGAGAGGATGAGCGAAATCCGCCGCCCGGCCATCGACGACATCGTGGGGCTCATGATGGCGATGCCCGACGTCGCCGACGCCGTCGCCGCGATCGACATCCCCAAGTTCATCGCCGTCGGCGAGCAGGACCTGTGGCCGATCGCGCAGCACGCGTCGTACGCCGAGCGGATCGGAGCCCGCATGACGGTCTATCCGACCGGACATGCACCGTGCGAGACCGCGCCGCACCAGCTCGTGCGCGACATGCTCGAGCTCTTCCGCGCACCCTGACCTTCGTCTTGGCCGCATCGGGCGTCAGCGGGAATAGATTTCTTCCATCGCTGTTCTACCAGGTACATTCAACTGAATAGAACAGGATGCCGCGGCATCCCGAATCGGAGAAAGAACGTGAACGACACCAGCACAGCGTCCGCAGGGGCCCAGGCCATGCAGTTCGGCATCTTCACGGTGAGCGACATCACCCAGGACCCGACCACCGGCCACACACCCAGCGAAGGCGAGAAGATCCGCAATACGATCGCCGTCGCCAAGCACGCGGAGGAGGTCGGACTCGACGTCTTCGCGCTGGGCGAGCACCATAATCCGCCGTTCTGGTCCTCGTCGCCCACAACGACGCTGGCCTACATCGCAGCGCAGACCGAGCGGATCATCCTCTCGACCGCGACGACGCTGATCACCACGAACGACCCGGTCAAGATCGCCGAAGACTTCGCGATGCTGCAGCACGTCTCCGACGGTCGCACCGACCTCATGCTCGGCCGCGGAAACACCGGCCCGGTCTATCCGTGGTTCGGACAGGACATCCGCCAGGGCCTGCCGCTCGCCATCGAGAACTACGCGCTCCTGCACAAGCTGTGGCGCGAGGACGTCGTGGACTGGGAGGGCAAGTTCCGCACCCCGCTGCAGGGATTCACCTCCACACCGCGACCGCTGGATGACGTGCCGCCGTTCGTGTGGCACGGCTCGATCCGCACGCCCGAGATCGCCGAGCAGGCCGCCTACTACGGCGACGGGTTCTTCGCGAACAACATCTTCTGGCCGTCCGAGCACTACCAGCGCTTGATCACGCTGTACCGCCAGCGGTTCGCCCACTACGGCCACGGCACCCCCGAGCAGGCCATCGTCGGTCTCGGCGGCCAGGCGTTCATGCGCGCCAACTCGCAGGACGCGGTGCGGGAGTTCCGCCCGTACTTCGACAACGCCCCGGTCTACGGCCACGGTCCGTCGATGGAGGACTTCACGGAGATGACTCCGTTGACCGTGGGCTCGCCGCAGCAGGTCATCGACCGCTACGCCGGCATGCGCGATCGCTTCGGCGACTACCAGCGACAGCTGTTCCTGATGGATCACGCCGGCCTGCCCCTGAAGACCGTCCTGGAGCAGCTGGACATCCTGGGTGGAGAAGTCGTGCCGGTGCTGCGCAAGGAGCTCGCTCACAACCGCCCCGCCGACGTGCCGGATGCTCCCACCCACGCGGCGCTCGTGGCCGCCAAGTACGGCGACCAGACACCGCGCGAGGCACGCCCGAACCCCAACAGGGGCGACAACCTCACCGGTGGCTCGCCGTACCAGGACGCGGCCCCGGTGCCCGCGGGATCATCCTTCGGCGCCGCCGCGACACGGAAGGGCGTCTGAGATGACCACGCGCAGGATCGCGGTGATCTCGGCGGGTCTGTCGAACCCGTCCTCCACCCGGCTGCTGGCCGATCGCCTCGCCGCCGCCACAGTCTCCCAGCTGGGCGAGCGCGAGATCGACGTGCAGGTGGACGTGTTCGAGCTGCGCGACTATGCGCACGACATCACGAACAACCTGCTCACCGGTTTCGCTCCGCCGGCGCTCGAGACCATGGTGAACGCGGTCGTCTCGGCCGATGCCGTCATCGCCGTCACGCCGATCTTCTCGACGAGCTACTCGGGTCTGTTCAAGTCGTTCATCGACATCCTCGACCCCGACGCGCTGACCGGTAAGCCCGTGCTGATCGGTGCGAACGCGGGCACCCCGCGGCACTCGCTCGCGATCGACTACGCGATCCGGCCGTTGTTCACGTATCTGCACGCGGAACCGGTCTCCACCGGCGTGTTCGCCGCATCGAGCGATTGGGGCGCCGCGGGCGACCAGGTCGCTCCGCTCGGCGAGCGCATCGAGCGCGGCGCCGCCGAACTGGCCGAGGCGATCGCGCGGCGCACGCCCGCGGGTCAGGCCGACCCGTTCGATCCGGCCAGCTACCTCGGCGAGGGACGCTCGTTCGGACACCTGCTCGGAGGCCTCGCGGGGGAGTGACGGCAGCATCCGTCCGTCGACTGTCCATCTGATGTCGACGGACGGATGCGTGTCTGCGTGTACCAGGGGCACGGCTCATTCGGCCGAGAGGCGATCGACCACGAGGTTCGCGTCCTCGCCGACGCCGAGCAGCAGAGGTGACCCGCGCGTCCTCATCCACGGCACGCCAACGAACCACAATCCCGCCTGGTCGGCGGCGGAGCCGTTCTCCTGCACCGGGAATCCCATCTCGTCGACGATCCCCGGTATCTCGATCCACTCGTACGCCGGACGGTAGCCGCACGCGTTCACCACGACGCCGAGGTCGGCCAGCTGCGGAGGCTCTGCGGCATCCGGGACCGAGGTCGGAGCATCGGGCAGATTCGGCGCCGCTGCGCCCTGCTCCGCGCAGAGGCGTGCGATGCCGGCGCAGACCTGACGGTAGGCGTCGGCACCCACCTGCACCGACTGGGCGAGGTCGTCGGCGGCGACGACGCGGCCGCTCTCGGTGCCGAGCACGTGACCGAGGAGCTGCACGCCCATCGCCCCGAGCGTCTGCAGGTTGAGGTCGTGACGGTCGTCACTGCCCACGGCGAGCGGGTTGGAGGCGACGCGCACCGCGGGCGATGGCATGTCGGCGAGCCGGTGTGTGAAGAAGCCGAGGTCGATCAGCCAGTCGACGATGTCCCGCCCCGCGACCCGGCGGGGCAGGGCCGGTGCGCGGCTGGCCGCCAGCATGACCTCGCGTCCGGAGGAGGACAGTTCTTCGGCGATCTGGCATCCCGACTGCCCCCCGCCGACCACGAGCACCCGCCCGGCGGGCAGTCGGTCGGGGGCGCGGTAGTCGGTTGCGCCGACGACGGGCACATGCCGTTCGAACTGCTCGAGGAAGGCAGGGCGGTGCTCCCGCTGGTACGCGCCCGTGCACACGACGACACGACGAGCGCGGATGCCGCCGACCGGAGTCTCGGCGACGAAACCGTCGTCGTCACGACGGAGGGACGTGACCGGGGTCTGTTCGGCCAGCGGCGCCCCGAACGAGGCCGCGTACGCGCGCAGATGATCCGCGATCTGAGTGCGTGTGAGATAGCCGTCCGGGTCCTCGCCGCGGTACGCGCCGCCCGGCAGGAGGATCGTGTGGTTCGGGGTCACCAGCCGGAAGCTGTCCCACCGGCCGTCCCAGGAACGACCGCTCCGCCCCTGCTCCAGGACCACATGGTCGATGCGCGCCTGCGTCAGGCCATGGCTGACGGCGAGACCTGCTTGCCCGGCCCCGATCACGAGCACGTCGACGTCCGCACGCATGGCAGCCTCCGCCGAGTATCTGCGGTGATCCTCAGCGGGCATTGACCCCGTGAGTCGCCGGCGGCAGTCAGAGTACCGCACCGTCCCCGGCGATTCGAGGGCCTCCATGTCCGCCGCGGGCCGCTCCTGATAACGTCGGGACACGGAGTCGGTTCGGGCCCCGCTGAGGGAAGAAGACGATCATCGCTGCCCGCATCCCCCTGGTCCTCGGCGTCATCGGCGCCTCGCGCAAGCCGGACGAGCGCCGTGTGCCCCTGCATCCCGGCCACCTGGACCGGATCCCGGAGGAGCTGCGATCGAGTGTGCTGCTCGAGACCGGCTACGGTCAGCGCTTCGGCGTCGGCGACGACGAACTCCGACCGCTCGTCGGCGGCATCCTCGATCGCGGCGCTCTGATCGCGGCATCCGATGTGGTTCTCCTGCCCAAGCCGCAGCACGAGGATCTGCGCGACATGCGCGATGGACAGGTCCTGTGGGGGTGGCCGCACCTCGTGCAGGACCGGGAGATGACCCAGCTCGCGCTGGACAAGCGGCTGAGCGTCATCGCGTTCGAGGCGATGAACCACTGGGGCGGGGACGGCAGCTTCGGCTTGCACGTCTTCCACAAGAACAACGAGATCGCCGGCTACTGCTCGGTGCTCCACGCCCTGCAGCTGTGCGGTTCCACCGGCGACTACGGGCGCCGCCTGACCGCCGTGGTGATCGGGTTCGGTGCCACCGCCCGTGGCGCCGTGACCGCGCTTCGAGCGCATGGGGTGCACGACGTGCGCGTGCTGACGAATCGCCGGACGGCATCCGTGGCGTCTCCGATCCACGCGGTGCAGATGATGCAGTTCGACCACGACGGGCCGTACCTGAGCGAGGTGCTCACAGAGGACGGGCGCGTGCCGCTGGCCCCGTTCCTCGCCGAAAGCGACATCGTCGTCAACTGCACTCTCCAGGACCCGAACCGTCCGCTGTTCTATCTGAAGACGGACGACCTGGCGGCGTTCCGTCCCGGCAGCCTCATCGTGGATGTCTCCTGCGACGAGGGGATGGCGTTCGAGTGGGCTCGCGCGACGAGCTTCACCGATCCGATGTTCACGGTCGGCGGCAATGTCAACTACTACGCCGTCGACCACAGCCCGTCCTATCTCTGGAACTCCGCCAGCTGGGAGATCAGCGAGGCGCTGCTCGGCTTTCTGCCGATCGTCATGGCCGGGCCCGACGCCTGGTCCGCGAACGACACCCTGTCCCGGGCGATCGAGGTCAGCGACGGCGAGGTGCGCAACCCGGCGATCCTGGAGTTCCAGCGTCGCAGCGCGGAGAGGCCGTACGCGGTCGTTGCGGACTAGAGCCGGATGTCGGATGCGCCGCTGAGCTCGGTCCACCGGTCTGCCCGTACCGGGGTGACCGGCATCACGTCGGCGGCGACGAGCGCGCCGAGATCGACGGCGGCGAGCTGCGCGATGTCGGCGATCGGCACCTGGAACGTGCGGAAGGAGCCGAGGCGGGCCACGACGAGCGCTCTGTCGTCGAGCCGGATGAGTGAGCTCTGATCCAGCACGAACCCGGAGGCGGCGAGAGCCGGGTCCCCGTCCGCGCCGCTTTCGGCCCAGGCGGCGACCTTCCAGAACCGGCGGGGGATCGCGATGCCGCGGTACACCGGATCGGCCGCGTCCAACACCGGCGCGGTGTACACAGAGACACGCAGATCGGTTGTCTCGGCGAACCGCAGCACGTGATCCTCCAGCCCCAGCCAGAGGTCCTTCGACTGGTTGAACACGGATGCCTGGGGTGCGGCGTTCGGGTACGCGAAAGTGGCCGCGGCCGCTGCGCGCGCCTCGGCCTCGGTTCCCCAACCCGGGTCCCGGCGCCGCACCAGATGCCCGCGGTCGAGGTCGTTGTCGGCGTACAGCGCGCGCCCGGCCTGCTCGGAGGCGGGCACGCGCGGATCGATCTTCCAGTCGCCGGTCCGTTCCAGGTCCCACAGCGAAGCCCCGTCGATGTTGACGCCCGTGGCGGCCGCAAGTCGTCGCCGTGCGTCGAGGACGACGGTGAAGTGCGGGTAGGGCAGCTCCCTGAGCTCGCGATCGTCGAGCGGCCGCGGCATCCCCACCTCAACACCGAGGAATCCCGGTTCGTATCTCCCCGCTGCCTCCGTCATGTCCTCAGTCTCGTCGGTTCGGCCGACGTTCCCGGGACCCTTCCCACCCCTGTTCACTTGCCCTGGATGTACGCGGAAGACGTGACGCGGTGTACAAACAGGGCAAGTGAACACGGGGGGCCGGGCGCGTGTGGCGCGCGCGACGAAGGGGGCGGGGCCGGCGCGGAAAGGCTCAGCGCTGCCAGCGGTACTCGGTCTCGGGGCGCCCGGGCGTTCCGTACCGTGGTGAGCGCTGCACATGACCGGCGTCGGCGAGATGCTCCAGATACCGGCGCACCGCCACCCGGGACATCCCGAGCATCGTCGCCGCCTCGGCGGCTGACATCGGCGCTCCGGCGCGCACCGCAGCCGCGACCCGCTCGAGCGTGTCGGCGGACAGACCCTTCGGAAGTGCGGCCGGCGCGCTCGGGCGCAGCGCGCCGAGCATCGCGTCGATCTCGGCCTGCGTCGCCGGACCGGTCGTCTCGCGTGCGCGCTCGCGGTACTCCCGGTACTGCTCGAGCCGGTCGCGGAACACCGCGAAGCTGAAGGGCTTGACGAGGTACTGAGCCACGCCCAGCCCCACCATCTGCCGGACGACCTCGGCATCGCGCACGCCCGTCACCGCGATCACGTCGACGTCTGCGACCCGCGCGCGCACGTGCCGCAGGACATCGAGCCCCGTCCCATCCGGCATGGTCATGTCCAGCAGGACGAGGTCGATGCCTTCCGCGGGGGAACGCTCCAGGATCGCCGACACCGCCGCGCGCGCCCCGGTGCACTCGGCGACGACGCGAAAGCCGTTCAGCCGCTGGAGGTAGTTCCGGTGCAGCTCCAGCGTGAGCGCGTCGTCGTCGACCAGGAGCACGGAGATCACGGCCGCCGCCCCGGCAGGATCACCCGGAACGTCGTGGGTGCTTCGGTCAGATCCACCGCGCCGCCGGCACCCTCCACGATCGCGCGCACCAGGGCCAGCCCCACGCCCCGCCCGTCCGCCGCTGCGGGCTTCGTCGAGAAGCCGTGCTCGAAGATGCGCTCGCGGAGGTCGGCGTGCACCCCATCGCCCGAGTCCGACACCGAAAGGCTGAGCGCGTCACCCGGCGCGGGCGCGAACACGACCCGGACCCAGCGCGGCTCGGATCCGGCCGCGGCTGCGTCGAGCGCGTTGTCGATCAGGTTGCCGATCACCGACACCGCGTCGACCGGCCTCAGCCCGCTGCGCGGCGCGGACGGGTCGATCTCGGCGCTCCAGTCGACTCCGCGCTCACGAGCCTGCGCCGCCTTGCCCAACAGGAGCGCGCCGACCGTCGGGTCGC
Coding sequences within:
- a CDS encoding alpha/beta hydrolase is translated as MTTIDEARAKDRAIPDVDWRVFPEGTVRDLFATPSGPIARVRLGDPEAPRVVLVSGVAGSKEDFVLLFPLFFAAGYRVESYDLAGHYGSVGAGPENLDPPRDHYDYRLFLDDLIAILEDGATPAHVLGYSFAGLVAELALIERPDLFASLTLMSAPPATGQVFRGVKHIGPISDMPPHRAAGLILWGIRYNLNRTPPQRIAFVRERMSEIRRPAIDDIVGLMMAMPDVADAVAAIDIPKFIAVGEQDLWPIAQHASYAERIGARMTVYPTGHAPCETAPHQLVRDMLELFRAP
- a CDS encoding LLM class flavin-dependent oxidoreductase, giving the protein MQFGIFTVSDITQDPTTGHTPSEGEKIRNTIAVAKHAEEVGLDVFALGEHHNPPFWSSSPTTTLAYIAAQTERIILSTATTLITTNDPVKIAEDFAMLQHVSDGRTDLMLGRGNTGPVYPWFGQDIRQGLPLAIENYALLHKLWREDVVDWEGKFRTPLQGFTSTPRPLDDVPPFVWHGSIRTPEIAEQAAYYGDGFFANNIFWPSEHYQRLITLYRQRFAHYGHGTPEQAIVGLGGQAFMRANSQDAVREFRPYFDNAPVYGHGPSMEDFTEMTPLTVGSPQQVIDRYAGMRDRFGDYQRQLFLMDHAGLPLKTVLEQLDILGGEVVPVLRKELAHNRPADVPDAPTHAALVAAKYGDQTPREARPNPNRGDNLTGGSPYQDAAPVPAGSSFGAAATRKGV
- a CDS encoding FMN reductase — translated: MTTRRIAVISAGLSNPSSTRLLADRLAAATVSQLGEREIDVQVDVFELRDYAHDITNNLLTGFAPPALETMVNAVVSADAVIAVTPIFSTSYSGLFKSFIDILDPDALTGKPVLIGANAGTPRHSLAIDYAIRPLFTYLHAEPVSTGVFAASSDWGAAGDQVAPLGERIERGAAELAEAIARRTPAGQADPFDPASYLGEGRSFGHLLGGLAGE
- a CDS encoding NAD(P)/FAD-dependent oxidoreductase, whose protein sequence is MRADVDVLVIGAGQAGLAVSHGLTQARIDHVVLEQGRSGRSWDGRWDSFRLVTPNHTILLPGGAYRGEDPDGYLTRTQIADHLRAYAASFGAPLAEQTPVTSLRRDDDGFVAETPVGGIRARRVVVCTGAYQREHRPAFLEQFERHVPVVGATDYRAPDRLPAGRVLVVGGGQSGCQIAEELSSSGREVMLAASRAPALPRRVAGRDIVDWLIDLGFFTHRLADMPSPAVRVASNPLAVGSDDRHDLNLQTLGAMGVQLLGHVLGTESGRVVAADDLAQSVQVGADAYRQVCAGIARLCAEQGAAAPNLPDAPTSVPDAAEPPQLADLGVVVNACGYRPAYEWIEIPGIVDEMGFPVQENGSAADQAGLWFVGVPWMRTRGSPLLLGVGEDANLVVDRLSAE
- a CDS encoding N(5)-(carboxyethyl)ornithine synthase, giving the protein MIAARIPLVLGVIGASRKPDERRVPLHPGHLDRIPEELRSSVLLETGYGQRFGVGDDELRPLVGGILDRGALIAASDVVLLPKPQHEDLRDMRDGQVLWGWPHLVQDREMTQLALDKRLSVIAFEAMNHWGGDGSFGLHVFHKNNEIAGYCSVLHALQLCGSTGDYGRRLTAVVIGFGATARGAVTALRAHGVHDVRVLTNRRTASVASPIHAVQMMQFDHDGPYLSEVLTEDGRVPLAPFLAESDIVVNCTLQDPNRPLFYLKTDDLAAFRPGSLIVDVSCDEGMAFEWARATSFTDPMFTVGGNVNYYAVDHSPSYLWNSASWEISEALLGFLPIVMAGPDAWSANDTLSRAIEVSDGEVRNPAILEFQRRSAERPYAVVAD
- a CDS encoding DNA/RNA non-specific endonuclease; the protein is MTEAAGRYEPGFLGVEVGMPRPLDDRELRELPYPHFTVVLDARRRLAAATGVNIDGASLWDLERTGDWKIDPRVPASEQAGRALYADNDLDRGHLVRRRDPGWGTEAEARAAAAATFAYPNAAPQASVFNQSKDLWLGLEDHVLRFAETTDLRVSVYTAPVLDAADPVYRGIAIPRRFWKVAAWAESGADGDPALAASGFVLDQSSLIRLDDRALVVARLGSFRTFQVPIADIAQLAAVDLGALVAADVMPVTPVRADRWTELSGASDIRL
- a CDS encoding response regulator, whose translation is MISVLLVDDDALTLELHRNYLQRLNGFRVVAECTGARAAVSAILERSPAEGIDLVLLDMTMPDGTGLDVLRHVRARVADVDVIAVTGVRDAEVVRQMVGLGVAQYLVKPFSFAVFRDRLEQYREYRERARETTGPATQAEIDAMLGALRPSAPAALPKGLSADTLERVAAAVRAGAPMSAAEAATMLGMSRVAVRRYLEHLADAGHVQRSPRYGTPGRPETEYRWQR